In Rhizobium sp. CIAT894, the genomic window CCAGTATCCCCTGTTCAGCCGCGTTCGTCTTAAGCCGGCCTCTGCGCCGGCTTTTCTTTTTATGGCGGGAAGCGTCGGGATGAACATCCCCCTCGAAGGGCCGGCCTCATCCTTCGACGCCCCTTCGGTCAGGATGAGGCCGGAGAAAGGTCACGGCTCGCCTCACCGGCGAGCGGAACTCACAATTCATCGTAATTGAACCAATCGAAATCCGCCGTCTTCCCTCGTCCTGACGTGTCGAAGGCAAACACGCCGGCGAAGGCGCCGGTGAAGGAGCCGTGTTCGCCGCGCCCGCCCTCGTCGGAAATCACACCGGCGTCGAGGACCGGGCCGATCGGCTGCCAGGCGCCCTTCCCCTCGGTCTGCCAGAAACATTGCAGGTCGTTCTCGCGAATTTCCATGGCGAGCTGGACACGCCCCTCGGCGGCAATGGCGACGCCGCTTTCGGCGGGGAAGCTGAGGCGTCCGTTCGGATAGTCGCCGTTGCAGGAGAGGATCGTCACGCAGCGGCCGAGTGTTTCATGCAGCGTCACGGCGACGGCGTGGAACTTGTGACGATTGTAATAATGCGTCAGCCCGGCGACCTGCTGATAGGTGTCGGGCGCGAATTCGACCACGGTCTCGACACGGAAGCTGTGATGTTCCTGTCGGCGGGCGACCAGCGACTGCTCGAACCAGGAACCGATACTCTCGCGTGCAATCAGACGCAGATGGCCGGGACGATCCGTCAGGTTGAAGATGCGCGCGGGTTCGGGCGTGCGCAGCCACTGGAAATCGGCCGGCAATGTGGCGCCATCGAAGCTGTATTCACTGCGCATCGGCTTTTCCACCGGCACAGCACCAAACAGGCCCGGCACATCGACATCGGGCACCGAGGTGCCGTTTTCGAGATAAAGCCAGTCATCACCGCGCCAGACGCATTTCTGCAAGCTGGTCTCTCGCCCCAGCGTACAGCGCCGCTTCGGCGGCAGCGGCCGGCCGCAGAGATGGGTATGATAGGCCTCGCCATCAGGCGTTTCGACATATTGGCCATGCCCCGCCCGCTGCAGCACCGCACCAGGATGATCCTTGGAGGTGATGAGGTGCGTGTTCGGATGCATCTCATAAGGCCCTTCGATGAGGCGCGAGCGAGCCATGGTGACGGCGTGGTCGTAGCCGGTACCACCCTCGGCGGTCGTCAGATAATACCAGCCGTTGCGCTTGAAGAGATGCGGCCCCTCGACGAGGCCGAGCGGACTGCCGGCGAAGATATTGCGGATCGGGCCCTTGAGCGCCTTCGTTGCCGGGTCCCATTCCTGCATCAGGATGCCGTCGAAAGCCGGTGATTTCGGCGAGCCGCCATAGCTCTCGGTGCGGTGGTTCCACTGCATGTTGACGAACCATTTGCGGCCGTCGTCGTCGTGGAAGAGCGAGGGATCGAAGCCGGGGGAATTGACATAGACGGGATCCGACCATTCGGCCTCGATCGAGGGCGCGGTGACGATGTAGTTCGGCGCGTCCTTGAAACTGCCATCGAAACGCTTGACGTCGGTGTAGACGAGCCAAAACTGGCCATCGGCATAGGAAAGACACGGAGCCCAGATGCCGCAGCTATCCGGATTGCCCCGCATGTCGAGCTGCGAGGCGCGCTCCAGCGGCCGTCGCACCAGCGTCCAGTTCACGAGATCCTTGGAATGGTGGATCTGCACGCCGGGATACCATTCGAAGGTGGAGGTGGCGATGTAATAATCGTCACCGACGCGGCAGATTGAGGGATCGGGATTGAACCCGGGCAGGATGGGATTGCGGATCATGGACAGGCTCCCCAGATTATTGTGGTACGTACGTCAGGATGGATGCGGTTACCTCGCCTCCCTCTTCTCCCCAGCGGGGAGAAGAGGGAGCAAGCCGCACTCCCGCCTCTCTCCTAATCCCGCTCCGCCGACTTAGCCCAAAGATTGATATCAGCCTCCTTGGCATAGACATCGATCTCCGCAAGCTCCTCGGCCGAAAATTCAAGATTATCCAGCGCCTTGACGCAATCGACGATCTGAGAGGAACGGCTGGCGCCGATCAGCGCTGAGGTCACGCGTCCGCCGCGCAGCACCCAGGCAATCGCCATCTGCGCCAGCGTCTGGCCGCGCTTTTCGGCGATCCCATTGAGCTTCCTGATATTGTCGATGATCGAAGGGCGGATGAAATCGCGCTTGAGGAAATGGTTCTGCGCCGCTCGGCTGTCGTCGGGAATGCCGGCGAGATATTTGGTCGTCAGCATGCCCTGAGCAAGCGGCGAGAACACGATCGAGCCCATGCCGACATCGTCGAGCGTATCGAGCAGTTTGTCATCCTCGACCCAGCGGTTGAGCATCGAATAGCTCGGCTGATGGATCAGGCACGGCGTGCCGAGATCCTTCAGAATTTTTGCGGCTTCGCGCGAGCGTTGCGAATTATAGGAGGAGATGCCGACATAGAGCGCCCGGCCGGAGCGGACGATATGATCGAGCGCACCGCAGGTCTCTTCCAGCGGCGTTTCCGGGTCGAAGCGATGCGAATAGAAGATATCGACATAGTCGAGGCCCATACGCTTCAGGCTCTGGTCGCAGGAGGCGATCAGGTACTTGCGGCTGCCCCACTCGCCATAAGGGCCTGGCCACATGTCATAGCCTGCCTTGGAGGAGATGATCAGTTCGTCGCGAAGCCCGGAAAATTCGGTGCGCAGGATCTCGCCGAAGGCGGTCTCGGCGCTGCCGGGAGGCGGGCCATAGTTGTTGGCGAGGTCGAAATGGGTGATGCCGAGATCGAAAGCCGTGCGGCACATGTCGATCTTGCGGTCATGCGGCGTGTCGCCGCCGAAATTGTGCCAGAGGCCGAGGGAAACGGCCGGCAGCATCAGGCCGGAACGGCCCGTGCGGTTATATTTCATCTTCGAATAACGGTCCGCGGCGGGTTGCCAGCTCATCTGAATGTCTCCTTAAAATATCTCTATGATCGTCATGCTCGGCCTTGTGCCGAGCATCTGCCGTGCTCTCGATAGATCCTCGTGACAAGCCCGAGCGCGCGAGAACTATTGGAACAAGCGCGCTGATCCGGCAAGCGAACGCGCGAGCTCCTGACGGCTTCAAGAGTGCCCGCGACCAATCGATGCCGAGCATTCGCCGCCTGGTTGCAGATCCTCGGCACAAGGCCGAGGATGACGTTCGGAGGGCGCACTTGGCGATCAGCAGACCTCAGGCGATACGTTATCACCTCAACAACGCCTGCGCCTCTTCGATGCCGAGCGCGGCCGGCTGCGTGCAAGTCGTCGTGAGCTCGATGAAACGGCCCTCCGCGCCCGACTTCAGGATCGACGTCATGACGTCGACGCCGTGCAGCGTGCGGTCGAGCGAGCAGCGCGCGTCGCGGCCTTCGATCAGTGCC contains:
- the mgrA gene encoding L-glyceraldehyde 3-phosphate reductase — encoded protein: MSWQPAADRYSKMKYNRTGRSGLMLPAVSLGLWHNFGGDTPHDRKIDMCRTAFDLGITHFDLANNYGPPPGSAETAFGEILRTEFSGLRDELIISSKAGYDMWPGPYGEWGSRKYLIASCDQSLKRMGLDYVDIFYSHRFDPETPLEETCGALDHIVRSGRALYVGISSYNSQRSREAAKILKDLGTPCLIHQPSYSMLNRWVEDDKLLDTLDDVGMGSIVFSPLAQGMLTTKYLAGIPDDSRAAQNHFLKRDFIRPSIIDNIRKLNGIAEKRGQTLAQMAIAWVLRGGRVTSALIGASRSSQIVDCVKALDNLEFSAEELAEIDVYAKEADINLWAKSAERD
- a CDS encoding glycoside hydrolase family 43 protein, yielding MIRNPILPGFNPDPSICRVGDDYYIATSTFEWYPGVQIHHSKDLVNWTLVRRPLERASQLDMRGNPDSCGIWAPCLSYADGQFWLVYTDVKRFDGSFKDAPNYIVTAPSIEAEWSDPVYVNSPGFDPSLFHDDDGRKWFVNMQWNHRTESYGGSPKSPAFDGILMQEWDPATKALKGPIRNIFAGSPLGLVEGPHLFKRNGWYYLTTAEGGTGYDHAVTMARSRLIEGPYEMHPNTHLITSKDHPGAVLQRAGHGQYVETPDGEAYHTHLCGRPLPPKRRCTLGRETSLQKCVWRGDDWLYLENGTSVPDVDVPGLFGAVPVEKPMRSEYSFDGATLPADFQWLRTPEPARIFNLTDRPGHLRLIARESIGSWFEQSLVARRQEHHSFRVETVVEFAPDTYQQVAGLTHYYNRHKFHAVAVTLHETLGRCVTILSCNGDYPNGRLSFPAESGVAIAAEGRVQLAMEIRENDLQCFWQTEGKGAWQPIGPVLDAGVISDEGGRGEHGSFTGAFAGVFAFDTSGRGKTADFDWFNYDEL